The Styela clava chromosome 13, kaStyClav1.hap1.2, whole genome shotgun sequence genome has a window encoding:
- the LOC120332726 gene encoding uncharacterized protein LOC120332726 codes for MKIFSYTIILWFVVPVCVPHVTAEGEGDGNECELPPAQQDIDWSKMTGVWYGILNVRTPSDRVVPCYQIQDIRPTSNGISYIFKDAGRNTNVTIDSIKQNSGGFIWNQEHVGKWMDYLINEIKPSVAPSHALLEESMEVFNDEYRYFTDYDNYAMYLVCTRKGKKIFWISSRTMPPDARTILKIFNKLIELKNDWNEVPLYFSGCVDNKN; via the exons ATGAAAATATTCTCTTATACCATTATTTTGTGGTTTGTTGTACCTGTTTGTGTCCCACATGTAACGGCAGAGGGCGAGGGAGACGGCAATGAATGCGAACTACCTCCTGCGCAACAAGATATTGACTGGAGCAAG ATGACTGGAGTGTGGTACGGAATTTTGAATGTTAGAACTCCTTCGGACAGAGTTGTGCCATGTTACCAAATTCAAGATATTCGACCTACAAGCAATGGAATCTCTTATATTTTCAAAGACGCGGGAAG GAACACAAATGTCACCATTGATTCcataaaacaaaattctggTGGGTTCATTTGGAATCAAGAGCATG TTGGAAAATGGATGGACTACTTGATAAACGAAATCAAACCAAGTGTTGCACCGAGTCACGCGTTACTGGAAG AAAGCATGGAAGTTTTCAATGACGAGTATCGTTATTTCACTGACTACGACAACTACGCAATGTATTTGGTATGCACTAGAAAAG GAAAGAAAATTTTCTGGATTTCAAGCCGTACGATGCCCCCTGATGCAAGAACAATTCTTAAGATTTTCAACAAACTCATCGAATTGAAGAATGACTGGAACGAAGTCCCTTTGTATTTTTCAGGATGTGTagacaacaaaaattaa
- the LOC120332945 gene encoding uncharacterized protein LOC120332945 encodes MKTFSHTIILWFVAIACATHVTADGDEDDDECELPPAQQNIDWSKMTGVWYGILNVRTPSDRVVPCYQIQDIRPISNGITSIFKDVDRNTNVTIDAIKQNSGGFIWNQEHVEKWMKYLRNEVKPSVAPSQELLEESMELSTDEYRYFTDYDNYTMYLVCTKKGKKMFWISSRMKRPDARAILEIFNQLIKLKNGWNEVPLYFSGCVDNKN; translated from the exons ATGAAAACATTCTCTCATACCATTATTTTATGGTTTGTTGCAATTGCTTGTGCCACACATGTAACGGCAGATGGCGACGAAGACGACGATGAATGCGAGCTACCTCCCGCGCAACAAAATATTGACTGGAGCAAG ATGACTGGAGTGTGGTACGGAATTTTGAATGTTAGAACTCCTTCGGACAGAGTTGTGCCATGTTACCAAATTCAAGATATTCGACCTATAAGCAATGGAATCACCTCTATTTTCAAAGACGTTGACAG AAACACAAATGTCACCATTGatgcaataaaacaaaattctggTGGGTTCATTTGGAATCAAGAGCATG TTGAAAAATGGATGAAATACTTGAGAAACGAAGTCAAGCCAAGTGTTGCACCAAGTCAAGAGCTACTGGAAG AAAGCATGGAGCTGTCCACTGATGAGTATCGTTACTTCACTGACTACGACAACTACACAATGTATTTGGTATGCACTAAAAAAG GCAAGAAAATGTTTTGGATTTCAAGCCGCATGAAGCGTCCTGATGCAAGAGCAATTCTTGAGATTTTCAATCAACTCATCAAATTGAAGAATGGCTGGAACGAAGTTCCTTTGTATTTTTCGGGATGTGTagacaacaaaaattaa